A stretch of Sphingomonas sp. JUb134 DNA encodes these proteins:
- a CDS encoding GH92 family glycosyl hydrolase: MIAITRRTLLATSGIAAAAAGLPGSALARGVEKAPPDLFVGTGGDGHTYPGPTTPFGMVQVGPDTDNTRWEGCSGYHRTDTSIMGFSHTHLSGTGIGDLMDVLVVPSRGAVELVPGPREDPDKGYRQRFSEEHAEPGYYRVRLESGVLSELTATERTGWQRHRFPQGPGHVLLDFWHMPPVQPPTYRLVRDATLSIAGDGTITGSRSVYRWAKGRKIHFALKLSRAPDRVTFYVDDKPQPDGTRTVSGDKLKLVLHYDDAGAAPILTKCGLSGVDVAGARANLEAEGRGWNFDAHRRAATKAWDKALGTVRVSGGTPEQRTILASAIYHAQLAPTLFSDVDGRYMGLDRKVHQLPAKERAYSTYSLWDTYRTLHPLLTLIAPERATEFTHDLLRQSIESPFGPPVWPLQGVETGTMIGWHAVAVLAEAHAKGIPADYAAAWPAIRRRAFDPTTPDVASTRARGDYAKLGYLPADRVDESVSRTQEYAYDDWAMAHLAEAAGAHEDAAALRKRSLNYRNVLDPKIRFARARLANGSWITPYDPIQIGHKVEEYRDYTEANGWQATFLNQHDIYGQIAHFGGEAAFEAKLDALFSAPSTLPDNAPPDISGLVGQYAHGNEPSHHVAYLYAYTGAPWKTQAMVRRLLTEMYKDDPDGVIGNDDCGQMSAWFVMSALGFYPVDPVEAAYVFGSPLFERAEVKLGVNRKLVVEAPGNRPDTPYVAAVTWNGRPWTRSWIAHRELAKGGTLRFTMSGTPNRDFGRAPADRPPSYGSTPA, translated from the coding sequence ATGATCGCCATTACTCGCCGCACCCTGCTCGCCACCTCCGGCATTGCCGCCGCTGCGGCGGGCCTGCCCGGCTCCGCCTTGGCGCGCGGGGTCGAGAAGGCGCCGCCGGACCTCTTCGTCGGAACCGGCGGCGACGGCCACACCTATCCGGGACCGACGACACCGTTCGGCATGGTCCAGGTCGGCCCCGATACGGACAACACGCGGTGGGAGGGATGCTCGGGCTATCACCGCACCGACACCTCGATCATGGGCTTCTCGCACACCCACCTCTCCGGCACCGGCATCGGCGATCTGATGGACGTGCTGGTGGTGCCGAGCCGTGGAGCGGTCGAGCTCGTTCCCGGACCGCGCGAGGATCCGGACAAGGGCTATCGCCAGCGCTTCTCCGAGGAGCATGCGGAACCCGGCTACTACCGCGTGCGGCTCGAAAGCGGCGTTCTTTCGGAACTGACCGCGACCGAGCGGACCGGCTGGCAGCGCCACCGCTTCCCGCAAGGGCCGGGCCATGTGCTGCTCGACTTCTGGCACATGCCGCCGGTGCAGCCGCCAACCTACCGGCTGGTGCGCGACGCGACGCTCTCGATCGCCGGCGATGGCACCATCACCGGCAGCCGCTCGGTCTACCGCTGGGCCAAGGGACGCAAGATCCACTTCGCGCTGAAGCTGTCGCGGGCGCCCGACCGCGTGACCTTCTATGTCGACGACAAGCCGCAGCCGGACGGCACCCGCACCGTATCGGGCGACAAGCTCAAGCTGGTGCTCCACTATGACGATGCCGGCGCCGCACCGATCCTGACCAAGTGCGGCCTGTCGGGCGTCGACGTGGCGGGCGCGCGTGCGAACCTGGAGGCCGAGGGCCGCGGCTGGAATTTCGACGCGCATCGCCGCGCGGCCACCAAGGCGTGGGACAAGGCGCTCGGCACGGTGCGCGTGTCCGGCGGCACCCCGGAGCAGCGAACGATCCTGGCGAGCGCCATCTATCATGCGCAGCTGGCGCCGACGCTCTTCTCGGACGTCGACGGGCGCTACATGGGGCTGGACCGGAAGGTGCACCAGCTTCCAGCCAAGGAGCGCGCCTACAGCACCTATTCCTTGTGGGACACCTATCGCACGCTGCACCCGCTGCTGACCCTGATCGCGCCCGAGCGTGCGACCGAGTTCACCCACGACCTGCTGCGCCAGAGCATCGAGAGCCCCTTCGGGCCGCCGGTGTGGCCGCTCCAGGGCGTCGAGACCGGCACCATGATCGGCTGGCACGCGGTCGCGGTGCTGGCGGAGGCGCATGCCAAGGGCATCCCGGCCGACTATGCCGCCGCATGGCCGGCGATCCGCAGGCGTGCGTTCGACCCGACGACGCCCGACGTGGCCAGCACCCGCGCGCGCGGCGATTATGCGAAGCTCGGCTATCTGCCTGCCGACCGCGTGGACGAGTCCGTCAGCCGCACCCAGGAATATGCCTATGACGACTGGGCGATGGCGCACTTGGCCGAGGCGGCGGGCGCGCACGAGGACGCGGCGGCCCTGCGCAAGCGCAGTTTGAACTACCGCAACGTGCTCGATCCCAAGATCCGCTTCGCGCGGGCACGGCTGGCGAACGGCAGCTGGATCACCCCCTACGATCCGATCCAGATCGGGCACAAGGTGGAGGAGTATCGCGACTATACCGAGGCGAACGGCTGGCAGGCGACCTTCCTGAACCAGCACGACATCTATGGCCAGATCGCGCACTTCGGCGGCGAGGCGGCGTTCGAGGCGAAGCTCGACGCGCTGTTTTCGGCACCCTCGACGCTGCCGGACAATGCGCCGCCCGACATCTCGGGTCTGGTCGGGCAATATGCGCACGGCAACGAGCCGAGCCACCACGTGGCCTATCTCTATGCCTACACGGGCGCGCCTTGGAAGACGCAGGCGATGGTGCGGCGGCTCCTCACCGAAATGTACAAGGACGATCCGGACGGCGTCATCGGCAACGACGATTGCGGGCAGATGAGCGCCTGGTTCGTGATGAGCGCGCTCGGCTTCTATCCGGTAGATCCGGTCGAGGCGGCCTATGTGTTCGGATCGCCGCTGTTCGAGCGCGCCGAGGTGAAGCTGGGTGTCAACCGCAAACTGGTGGTCGAGGCACCGGGCAACCGACCGGACACGCCGTATGTGGCGGCAGTGACCTGGAACGGGCGCCCCTGGACCCGCAGCTGGATCGCGCACCGCGAACTCGCAAAGGGCGGCACCCTGCGCTTCACCATGAGCGGAACGCCCAACCGCGATTTCGGCCGGGCGCCGGCCGACCGTCCGCCCTCCTACGGCAGCACGCCTGCCTGA
- a CDS encoding glycoside hydrolase family 125 protein, whose product MIDRRTVLGAGVAIAATPAFARAATPTLASKRPALATRRFTSKAVEREIARVSAKIADPKLRWMFANCYPNTLDTTVKMGTVDGKPDSFVITGDIDALWLRDSAAQVKPYLHLVKQDPKLRTLFQGLIHRQARCILIDPYANAFLEDPNGKTELSWALTDQTEMKPGVAERKWEIDSLCYAMRLAHGYWQATRDATPFDAQWAEAARASVRTFREQQRKTNRGPYRFQRVSNRTTETLMLDGWGPPSKSVGLIHCGFRPSDDACVYPFLIPANWFAVTALRELAVVANEARRDTALAQEAVALAAEVEAALHAYGKMRLRDGREVWAFEVDGYGNAIFMDDANVPSLSSLAYLGCMPASDPLFRRTADAAWSDANPYWSRGRAAEGIGGPHVGLGQIWPMSLIQRAFVAQDDATIRSCLKMLRDTDGGSGFIHEAFDQDDPTKFTRDWFAWANGLFGELLVTLADRRPKLLAETF is encoded by the coding sequence GTGATCGATCGTCGTACCGTCCTTGGCGCAGGCGTCGCAATCGCCGCCACGCCGGCCTTTGCCCGTGCGGCAACGCCAACCCTTGCCAGCAAGCGGCCGGCACTCGCAACGCGCCGCTTCACCAGCAAGGCGGTGGAGCGCGAGATCGCGCGGGTTTCGGCCAAGATCGCCGATCCGAAGCTGCGCTGGATGTTCGCCAACTGCTATCCCAACACGCTCGACACGACCGTGAAGATGGGCACCGTCGACGGCAAGCCGGACAGCTTCGTCATCACCGGGGACATCGACGCACTGTGGCTGCGGGACTCCGCCGCGCAGGTGAAGCCATACCTGCATCTGGTGAAGCAGGACCCCAAGCTGCGCACGCTGTTCCAGGGGCTGATCCACCGGCAGGCGCGCTGCATCCTGATCGACCCGTACGCCAACGCGTTCCTGGAGGATCCGAACGGCAAGACCGAGCTCAGCTGGGCGCTGACCGACCAGACCGAGATGAAGCCGGGCGTCGCCGAGCGGAAGTGGGAGATCGACTCGCTGTGCTACGCGATGCGGCTGGCGCACGGTTATTGGCAGGCGACCCGCGACGCGACGCCGTTCGACGCGCAATGGGCGGAGGCGGCGCGTGCGAGCGTCCGCACCTTCCGTGAGCAGCAGCGCAAGACCAATCGCGGCCCCTATCGCTTCCAGCGGGTGAGCAACCGTACGACCGAGACGCTGATGCTCGACGGCTGGGGGCCGCCGTCCAAGTCGGTGGGGCTGATCCACTGCGGCTTCCGGCCGTCGGACGATGCCTGCGTCTATCCCTTCCTGATCCCGGCCAACTGGTTCGCGGTGACCGCGCTGCGCGAGCTGGCGGTGGTCGCGAACGAGGCGCGGCGCGATACCGCGCTGGCGCAGGAGGCCGTCGCTCTGGCAGCAGAGGTCGAGGCGGCGCTTCACGCGTACGGCAAGATGCGCCTGCGCGACGGGCGCGAGGTGTGGGCGTTCGAGGTCGACGGCTATGGGAATGCCATCTTCATGGACGACGCCAATGTGCCGTCGCTCTCCAGCCTCGCCTATCTCGGCTGCATGCCGGCGAGCGATCCGCTGTTCCGCCGTACCGCCGACGCCGCGTGGAGCGATGCGAACCCTTATTGGTCGCGTGGGCGCGCGGCAGAAGGGATCGGCGGACCGCATGTCGGCCTGGGCCAGATCTGGCCGATGTCGCTGATCCAGCGCGCGTTCGTCGCCCAGGATGACGCGACGATCCGCAGCTGCCTGAAGATGCTGCGCGACACCGATGGCGGCAGCGGCTTCATCCACGAGGCCTTCGACCAGGACGATCCCACGAAGTTCACCCGCGATTGGTTCGCCTGGGCAAACGGGCTGTTCGGCGAACTGCTCGTCACCCTGGCCGACCGTCGCCCGAAGCTGCTTGCCGAGACATTTTGA
- a CDS encoding glycoside hydrolase family 3 C-terminal domain-containing protein codes for MIFLPLLLAGVEAPADPVVATVSQMSIEEKAAQLQSSAPADPKAELPAYDWWNEGLHGLARNGVATVFPQAIGMAATWDVELLHDVGDVVATEARASFNRKPVDADRRIYEGLTIWSPNINIFRDPRWGRGQETYGEDPHLTGKLGVAFIQGLQGPDAAHPKVIGTPKHFAVHSGPEAGRDSFDVDVSPQDLESTYLPAFRMAITEGKAQSLMCAYNSISGTPACALPSLMNERLRNDWGFRGFTVTDCDAAANIHLFHHYRLDAASASAAAIKGGTDLNCGTTFSALPEAVAKGLVTEAEVDTALIRSLEARRALGIAFGAGSPWSKIKPSALGAPAHGKLALEAAREAIVLLKNDPDRLPLKAGSRIAVVGTNADDLGVLQGNYHGTAGQPVTPLDGIREQFGAGNVRYAQGSVLADGAPVVVPETALRADGKPGLRGEYFASRTVTGAPVAVRQDRRIDFDYTRSAPLPQLSPEGFAVRWTGQLVPPGPGTYRLAIDAPACWKYCKSHDAVRLWVDGKQLTAGEIAKGRVEVPFTSDGRAVDIRLELDHQSEDEGVRLMWLPPAEPLLAEAVATARDADVVVAVLGLSPDLEGEALQVSVPGFVGGDRTDIALPFAQQRLLAALRETGKPVVVVLTSGSAVSVDPDMADAILAAWYPGQSGGTAIAETLAGLNNPSGRLPVTFYRQVSDLPAFTDYGMKERTYRFFTGKPLWGFGHGLSYTRFGYGTPVAKAGDTTANVSVSVVVRNDGKRPGDEVVQAYLVPPAAGKGGGLTTPVLQRQLVAFQRVSLKPGKTETVRFELDPRSLSTVARDGTRTVQPGAYRLYVGGGQPGDGVGAWTDFTLTGDARELAK; via the coding sequence ATGATCTTCCTTCCCCTGCTTCTCGCTGGCGTCGAGGCGCCTGCCGATCCGGTCGTGGCCACGGTGTCGCAGATGTCGATCGAGGAAAAGGCGGCGCAGCTCCAGAGCAGCGCACCGGCCGATCCGAAGGCCGAACTGCCCGCCTATGACTGGTGGAACGAGGGCCTGCACGGCCTGGCGCGCAACGGCGTCGCGACCGTGTTCCCGCAGGCGATCGGCATGGCCGCGACCTGGGACGTCGAGCTGCTGCACGACGTCGGCGACGTGGTGGCGACCGAGGCGCGGGCGAGCTTCAACCGCAAGCCCGTCGACGCCGACCGCCGTATCTATGAAGGGCTGACGATCTGGTCGCCCAACATCAACATCTTCCGCGATCCCCGCTGGGGCCGTGGCCAGGAGACCTATGGCGAGGACCCGCACCTGACGGGCAAGCTCGGCGTCGCCTTCATCCAGGGATTGCAGGGGCCGGACGCCGCGCACCCCAAGGTGATCGGCACGCCGAAGCACTTCGCGGTGCACAGCGGGCCGGAGGCCGGGCGCGACAGCTTCGACGTGGACGTGAGCCCGCAGGACCTGGAGTCCACCTATCTGCCGGCGTTCCGCATGGCGATCACCGAGGGCAAGGCGCAGTCGCTGATGTGCGCCTACAACTCCATTTCGGGCACCCCGGCCTGTGCGCTTCCGTCGCTGATGAACGAGCGGTTGCGCAACGACTGGGGCTTCCGCGGCTTCACCGTCACCGATTGCGACGCGGCGGCGAACATCCACCTCTTCCACCACTATCGACTGGACGCGGCATCGGCCTCGGCAGCGGCGATCAAGGGCGGCACCGACCTGAACTGCGGCACGACCTTCTCCGCACTGCCCGAAGCGGTGGCCAAGGGCCTGGTGACCGAGGCGGAAGTCGACACTGCGCTGATCCGCTCGCTGGAGGCTCGGCGCGCACTCGGCATCGCGTTCGGCGCCGGAAGTCCCTGGTCGAAGATCAAGCCGTCCGCGCTGGGCGCGCCGGCGCATGGCAAGCTGGCGCTGGAAGCGGCGCGCGAGGCGATTGTGCTGCTGAAGAACGATCCCGATCGCCTGCCGTTGAAGGCGGGCAGCCGCATCGCGGTGGTGGGCACCAATGCCGACGACCTCGGCGTACTGCAGGGGAATTATCACGGCACGGCAGGTCAGCCGGTCACCCCGCTCGACGGCATCCGCGAGCAGTTCGGGGCGGGCAATGTCCGCTATGCGCAGGGCTCGGTGCTGGCCGACGGTGCGCCGGTGGTGGTGCCGGAGACGGCGCTGCGGGCCGATGGCAAGCCGGGCCTGCGGGGCGAGTATTTCGCCAGCCGCACGGTGACCGGGGCGCCGGTTGCGGTACGGCAGGATCGCCGCATCGACTTCGACTATACGCGCTCAGCCCCGCTGCCCCAGCTTTCGCCCGAGGGGTTTGCGGTGCGCTGGACCGGGCAGCTGGTGCCGCCGGGTCCGGGCACGTACCGGCTCGCCATCGATGCGCCGGCCTGCTGGAAATATTGCAAGTCGCACGACGCCGTGCGGCTGTGGGTCGATGGCAAGCAGCTGACCGCAGGCGAGATCGCGAAGGGCCGGGTCGAGGTGCCGTTCACCAGCGACGGTCGCGCCGTCGACATCCGCCTGGAGCTTGACCATCAGAGCGAGGACGAGGGCGTTCGCCTGATGTGGCTGCCGCCGGCGGAGCCGCTGCTCGCCGAGGCAGTCGCCACGGCAAGGGATGCGGACGTCGTGGTCGCGGTGCTCGGCCTGTCGCCCGACCTCGAGGGCGAGGCGCTGCAGGTAAGCGTGCCCGGCTTCGTCGGCGGTGACCGCACCGACATCGCCCTGCCCTTCGCGCAGCAGAGGCTGCTCGCGGCGCTGCGGGAGACGGGCAAGCCGGTCGTGGTGGTGCTGACCAGCGGCAGCGCCGTCTCCGTCGATCCGGACATGGCCGATGCGATCCTGGCCGCGTGGTATCCCGGCCAGTCGGGCGGCACCGCGATCGCCGAGACGCTGGCCGGGCTCAACAATCCGTCGGGGCGCCTGCCCGTCACCTTCTACCGCCAGGTCAGCGACCTGCCGGCGTTCACCGATTATGGCATGAAGGAGCGCACCTATCGCTTCTTCACGGGCAAACCGCTGTGGGGCTTCGGCCATGGCCTGAGCTATACCCGCTTCGGCTACGGCACGCCGGTGGCGAAGGCGGGTGATACGACGGCCAACGTGTCCGTCAGCGTGGTGGTGCGCAACGACGGCAAGCGCCCCGGCGACGAGGTGGTGCAGGCCTATCTCGTGCCGCCAGCCGCCGGTAAGGGTGGCGGGCTCACCACCCCGGTGCTCCAGCGCCAGCTGGTTGCGTTCCAGCGCGTGTCGCTGAAGCCGGGCAAGACCGAGACGGTGCGCTTCGAGCTTGATCCACGCAGCCTCAGCACGGTCGCGCGCGATGGCACGCGTACCGTCCAGCCGGGCGCCTATCGCCTGTACGTCGGCGGCGGCCAGCCGGGTGACGGCGTCGGCGCCTGGACAGACTTCACCCTGACGGGCGACGCTCGGGAGCTTGCCAAGTGA